A region of the Myxococcus stipitatus DSM 14675 genome:
CCGCGTGCCGTCGCCCCTGCCTCGAAGCTGGGTGCAGCAAGAGGGCGCGGACGCGCTGTTCAGCACTCAGATGGATCGGCTGGTGCGTCAGCTCACCGTGCTCCACCACGCCACGGTGAGAGCCGCGCCCCAGCTGTCCTCGTAGCGCGTCGCCCTCGCGCCACCCTCCCGCGAGCCCGTCCATCGCGGCTCGCGGGTTCATTCCGGAGGACGCTCAGGTGCGCTCGATGCGCATCAGCAGCCGGCGGAGGTCCTCGTTGACGCTGGCGAGCTGGGTGACGCCCTGCTCGTCCTGGAGTTGCTTGCGCAGGTGGGGCAGCGACGCGTCGCGAATCTTCTTCGCCGCTTCCTGCGAGCCATCCACCAGCCAGCCCGTGGCGAGGATGAGCGCCAGGCGCACCTCGGTGTCGCGCTCGTTCAGCTTCGCCGCGAGCGCGGGCGCGTGGTCCGCCGAGCCGGAGCGCCCCACCTCCAGCGCCGCGCGCTCCAGCATGGGCTTGGTGGCCTTGGCCATGCGCTCCACCCAGCACGCCGCGTTGCCGGCGCACGCCTGTCCCGCCTCCAGCAGGGCCGCGTGCTTCGCCAGCGTGTCCGCGCGCTTCTTGCCCAGCGCCGCCGCGTCATCACAGCCTTCCTCGCCGGTGGCCTTGCAGTCCGCCGCCGTGCGCGCGGGCTCCCCCGTCACCAGCTTCTGGAGCAGCGGCTGCTCGCGGGCGTCGCCCAGCATGGCCAGGCCCTTCACCGCGATTTCGCGCGAGTACCAGTCTCCCGACGTCGCCGCCTTCTCCAGCGCGGGCAGCGCCTCACGTCCGCCCAGCCGCACCAGCGCGCGCACGTACGCGTCGCGCACCGTCGGGTCCGTCTCCAGCACCAGCGTGGACAGCGGCTTCACCGCTTCCTGCGCGCGCAGGCGCCCCAGCGCGTCCGCGGCCTGCATCCGCACCAGCGCCTGAATCTGCACATCCGAGTGCGCGAAGGCGAGCAGCTTGAGCAGCGGCTCCACCGCGCGCTTCTCGCGCAAGTCTCCCAGCACCGTCGCCGCCTTCATCGGGTAGCTGGCGGGGTTGACGCCGTTCGTCTTCGCCCACGTGAGCAGCTCCGCGTCCCGGCCCTCCAGCGCGGGCAGCAGCGCGTCCGCGGCGGGCTGGCCTAGCTGGAACAGCGCGAAGCTGCTCTCCACGTAGAAGGACTTGCCCTTGCGCTCCTTCGTCAGCATGCGGATGAGCGCGGGCGCCGCGCGGCCGTCGCCGATGTGGCCCAGCGCCTCGATGGCCTTCTTGTTGAGGAAGGGCTCCACCGACTCATCCGTGGCCAGCGTGATGAGCGGCTCCACCGCCTCCTTGGCCTTCATGGAGCCGAGCACCTGGATGGCCTCGATGCGCGCGTACGTGTCCTTCGCGCGCAGCAGCGGCACGAGCGCGGGCACCGCGCGCACGTCGC
Encoded here:
- a CDS encoding HEAT repeat domain-containing protein; the protein is MQQTRRAEDRVRVVEAMRTKTQVKESFLPMLHEALSQERKPEVKAALARAIGDVHHASSVEALSAAIDPAAGDMSSQLANKAMVTALGAIGDVRAVPALVPLLRAKDTYARIEAIQVLGSMKAKEAVEPLITLATDESVEPFLNKKAIEALGHIGDGRAAPALIRMLTKERKGKSFYVESSFALFQLGQPAADALLPALEGRDAELLTWAKTNGVNPASYPMKAATVLGDLREKRAVEPLLKLLAFAHSDVQIQALVRMQAADALGRLRAQEAVKPLSTLVLETDPTVRDAYVRALVRLGGREALPALEKAATSGDWYSREIAVKGLAMLGDAREQPLLQKLVTGEPARTAADCKATGEEGCDDAAALGKKRADTLAKHAALLEAGQACAGNAACWVERMAKATKPMLERAALEVGRSGSADHAPALAAKLNERDTEVRLALILATGWLVDGSQEAAKKIRDASLPHLRKQLQDEQGVTQLASVNEDLRRLLMRIERT